A portion of the Leifsonia sp. EB41 genome contains these proteins:
- the murI gene encoding glutamate racemase gives MTDAPIGIFDSGVGGLTVARAIRDQLPNESLLYVGDTAHSPYGPKSIADVRRYSLEVLDFLVDQGVKLIVIACNTASSAMLRDARERYSVPVIEVIQPAVRRAVSATRTGRVGVIGTAGTISSRAYEDAFAAAPSLRLFTQACPRFVEFVEAGITSGEEVLRVTAEYLQPLREADVDTLVLGCTHYPFLKGAISYVMGEGVSLVSSDTETAKDVYRTLVSRGLERTETTPPSIRYEATGLDADYFLRLAHRFIGPEIFRVDLVQTGVIDLPL, from the coding sequence GTGACGGATGCGCCGATTGGGATCTTCGACTCGGGGGTCGGCGGGCTCACCGTCGCCCGGGCGATCCGCGACCAGCTCCCGAACGAGTCGCTGCTGTACGTCGGCGACACCGCGCACTCGCCGTACGGGCCGAAATCGATCGCGGATGTGCGGCGCTACTCGCTGGAGGTCCTCGACTTCCTGGTCGACCAGGGCGTCAAGCTGATCGTGATCGCGTGCAACACCGCGTCCTCGGCGATGCTGCGCGACGCCCGCGAGCGCTACTCCGTGCCGGTGATCGAGGTCATCCAGCCGGCCGTGCGCCGCGCCGTGTCCGCGACCAGGACGGGCCGCGTCGGCGTCATCGGCACGGCGGGCACAATCTCCTCCCGCGCCTACGAGGACGCCTTCGCCGCCGCGCCGTCGCTGCGGCTCTTCACCCAGGCCTGCCCGCGCTTCGTCGAGTTCGTGGAGGCCGGGATCACCAGCGGCGAGGAGGTGCTGCGCGTCACCGCCGAGTACCTCCAGCCGCTGCGCGAGGCCGACGTGGACACGCTGGTGCTCGGCTGCACGCACTACCCGTTCCTGAAGGGCGCGATCTCCTACGTCATGGGAGAGGGGGTCTCCCTCGTCTCCAGCGACACCGAGACCGCCAAGGACGTCTACCGCACGCTCGTCAGCCGCGGCCTGGAGCGCACGGAGACCACGCCGCCCAGCATCCGCTACGAGGCGACCGGCCTCGACGCCGACTACTTCCTGCGCCTCGCGCACAGGTTCATCGGCCCGGAGATCTTCCGGGTCGACCTGGTGCAGACCGGCGTGATCGACCTCCCGCTCTGA
- a CDS encoding DedA family protein, translating to MIHHAGLIPWLDPTTIIGAAGPWALLVVCGIVFAETGLLVGFLLPGDTLLVISGLLTHTSRVFGVDIWWVCLAISFAAFLGGEVGYLIGHKAGPRVFERKETGLFSMENVRRTNAFFDRFGALAVILARFVPIVRTFAPVAAGVGHMNYKKYSLYNAIGALLWGAGLTLFGFLIGYIPPIANFVTHYIDLILVGAVVITLIPTLFHYFQSLRKAKKKRLEAAEATVTEPRPTPDA from the coding sequence GTGATCCATCACGCCGGCCTCATCCCCTGGCTCGACCCCACCACGATCATCGGCGCGGCCGGCCCGTGGGCGCTGCTCGTGGTGTGCGGCATCGTGTTCGCCGAGACGGGCCTCCTGGTCGGCTTCCTGCTGCCCGGCGACACGCTGCTGGTGATCTCCGGCCTGCTCACCCACACGTCGCGCGTCTTCGGCGTCGACATCTGGTGGGTCTGCCTGGCGATCTCGTTCGCAGCGTTCCTCGGCGGCGAGGTCGGCTACCTGATCGGGCACAAGGCCGGCCCGCGCGTGTTCGAACGCAAGGAGACCGGCCTGTTCAGCATGGAGAACGTGCGGCGCACCAACGCGTTCTTCGACCGGTTCGGCGCGCTCGCGGTCATCCTGGCACGGTTCGTGCCGATCGTGCGCACCTTCGCCCCGGTCGCCGCGGGCGTCGGGCACATGAACTACAAGAAGTACTCGCTCTACAACGCGATCGGCGCGCTGCTCTGGGGCGCGGGGCTCACCCTCTTCGGCTTCCTCATCGGCTACATCCCACCGATCGCGAACTTCGTCACCCACTACATCGACCTGATCCTCGTCGGCGCGGTGGTGATCACGCTCATCCCGACGCTGTTCCACTACTTCCAGTCGCTGCGCAAGGCGAAGAAGAAGCGCCTGGAGGCGGCCGAGGCGACCGTCACCGAGCCGCGCCCCACGCCCGACGCCTGA
- the ftsE gene encoding cell division ATP-binding protein FtsE encodes MIRFEHVSKQYPGTARPALNGINLEVLRGEFVFLVGASGSGKSSCLRLILKEERPTKGGIHVLGQDLGTISSRKVPYFRRNIGVVFQDFRLLPNKTVFQNVAFTLQVIGKSRGFIQEAVPDVLAMVGLDGKAQRLPHELSGGEQQRVAIARAVVNKPQILLADEPTGNLDPATSAGIMSVLAQINAGGTTVLMATHEAAIVDQMKQRVIELVGGQIVRDERHGGYGVTAAIPLPRPTAEGLAAPSAPIPTVPVSAAAAAPAPSEPMTRPHTPVANPAGPVPVYQPAPPAPVQQAPEQAPAVPAPVPVPAAVPASAGEDLPDHLNFTANLDLSGLRDASDRDGEQNVGPTK; translated from the coding sequence ATGATCCGGTTCGAACACGTATCCAAGCAGTATCCGGGAACCGCACGCCCGGCACTCAACGGCATCAACCTGGAAGTGCTGCGCGGCGAGTTCGTCTTCCTGGTCGGCGCGTCCGGCTCGGGCAAATCGAGCTGCCTGCGGCTGATCCTCAAGGAGGAGCGGCCCACCAAGGGCGGCATCCATGTCCTGGGCCAGGACCTCGGCACGATCTCGTCGCGCAAGGTCCCCTACTTCCGCCGCAACATCGGCGTGGTCTTCCAGGACTTCCGGCTCCTGCCGAACAAGACGGTCTTCCAGAACGTCGCGTTCACCCTCCAGGTGATCGGCAAGTCGCGCGGCTTCATCCAGGAGGCCGTGCCTGACGTGCTCGCGATGGTCGGCCTCGACGGCAAGGCCCAGCGCCTGCCGCACGAGCTCTCCGGCGGTGAGCAGCAGCGCGTCGCGATCGCCAGGGCCGTCGTCAACAAGCCGCAGATCCTCCTGGCCGACGAGCCGACCGGAAACCTCGACCCGGCCACCAGCGCCGGGATCATGTCGGTGCTCGCCCAGATCAACGCCGGCGGCACCACGGTGCTGATGGCCACGCACGAGGCGGCGATCGTCGACCAGATGAAGCAGCGCGTGATCGAGCTCGTCGGCGGCCAGATCGTCCGCGACGAGCGCCACGGCGGCTACGGCGTGACGGCCGCCATCCCGCTGCCGCGACCGACCGCGGAGGGGCTCGCGGCGCCGTCCGCGCCGATCCCGACCGTTCCCGTGTCCGCAGCCGCTGCGGCGCCCGCTCCGTCCGAGCCGATGACCCGTCCGCACACGCCGGTCGCGAATCCCGCCGGGCCGGTCCCGGTCTACCAGCCGGCGCCGCCCGCCCCCGTGCAGCAGGCGCCGGAGCAGGCCCCGGCCGTGCCCGCACCGGTCCCCGTCCCGGCCGCCGTGCCCGCCTCTGCGGGCGAGGACCTCCCGGACCACCTCAACTTCACCGCCAACCTCGACCTGAGCGGGCTGCGCGACGCGTCCGACCGCGACGGCGAACAGAATGTGGGTCCCACGAAATGA
- a CDS encoding LLM class flavin-dependent oxidoreductase, producing the protein MAAKLEIGIDTFGDITLDGEGNPLPHAQVLRNVVAEGVQADQAGLDFIGIGEHHRKDFSVAAPEVVLAAIAGQTERIHLGSAVTVLSSDDPVRVFQRFATLDGVSNGRAEVILGRGSFIESFPLFGFDLGQYEELFDEKLDLFAAVRQQEPVTWSGTLRPPLTEQSVYPPVEHGLLKTWIGVGGSPESVVRAARYGLPLMVAIIGGGPMRFQPLTQLYRNALEQFGQDTDLPIGVHSPGFVAETDQEAKDLLWPHWEAMTNRIGRERGWPPATRARFEHEAAEDGALVVGSPETVAQKIAYAARGLGLTRFDVKLSNGTLGHDHIMRAIDLLGREVAPRVDELLS; encoded by the coding sequence ATGGCTGCGAAGCTGGAAATCGGGATCGACACGTTCGGCGACATCACGCTGGACGGTGAGGGGAATCCGCTGCCGCACGCGCAGGTGCTGCGCAACGTCGTCGCGGAGGGCGTGCAGGCCGATCAGGCCGGCCTGGACTTCATCGGGATCGGCGAGCACCACCGCAAGGACTTCTCGGTCGCCGCGCCCGAAGTCGTCCTGGCCGCGATCGCCGGCCAGACCGAGCGCATCCACCTCGGGTCGGCGGTCACCGTGCTCAGCTCGGACGACCCCGTCCGGGTGTTCCAGCGCTTCGCGACCCTCGACGGCGTCTCGAACGGCCGCGCGGAGGTCATCCTCGGCCGCGGCTCGTTCATCGAGTCGTTCCCGCTGTTCGGCTTCGACCTCGGCCAGTACGAGGAGCTCTTCGACGAGAAGCTCGACCTGTTCGCCGCCGTCCGGCAGCAGGAGCCGGTGACCTGGAGCGGCACGCTGCGGCCGCCGCTGACCGAGCAGTCCGTCTACCCTCCTGTCGAGCACGGCCTGCTGAAGACCTGGATCGGCGTGGGCGGCAGCCCGGAGTCCGTGGTCCGCGCCGCGCGCTACGGCCTCCCACTCATGGTCGCGATCATCGGCGGCGGCCCGATGCGCTTCCAGCCGCTGACCCAGCTCTACCGCAACGCGCTGGAGCAGTTCGGCCAGGACACCGACCTCCCGATCGGCGTGCACTCCCCCGGCTTCGTCGCCGAGACCGACCAGGAGGCCAAGGACCTGCTCTGGCCGCACTGGGAGGCGATGACGAACCGGATCGGCCGCGAGCGCGGCTGGCCGCCAGCGACCCGTGCGCGCTTCGAGCACGAGGCGGCGGAGGACGGCGCCCTCGTCGTCGGCTCGCCGGAGACGGTCGCGCAGAAGATCGCCTACGCCGCGCGCGGCCTCGGCCTCACCCGGTTCGACGTCAAGCTCAGCAACGGCACCCTCGGCCACGACCACATCATGCGGGCCATCGACCTGCTCGGCCGCGAGGTCGCGCCGCGCGTGGATGAGCTATTGTCGTAG
- a CDS encoding DUF3039 domain-containing protein yields the protein MNDASILEPGGEPGGGGTSTLERPDVRETPQNSEPGDHERFSHYVKKEQILESAMTGKPVKALCGKMWTPGRDPDKFPVCPTCKEIYEKLRDE from the coding sequence ATGAACGACGCCAGCATCCTCGAACCCGGCGGCGAGCCGGGCGGCGGTGGCACCTCCACTCTGGAACGGCCCGATGTCCGGGAGACCCCGCAGAACTCCGAGCCGGGCGATCACGAGCGCTTCTCGCACTACGTGAAGAAGGAGCAGATCCTCGAGTCCGCGATGACCGGCAAACCCGTCAAGGCGCTTTGCGGCAAGATGTGGACCCCGGGTCGCGACCCGGACAAGTTCCCGGTCTGCCCGACCTGCAAGGAGATCTACGAGAAGCTGCGGGACGAGTGA
- the rdgB gene encoding RdgB/HAM1 family non-canonical purine NTP pyrophosphatase produces MVRVVLATHNQHKAREFQQILGDAVPGLEIVGYDGPEPVEDGVTFEANALIKARAAAAHTGLPALADDSGICVDAMGGAPGIFSARWAGRHGDAQANLRLLLDQLADLPDGSRAAHFTATLALVSPAGRETVVEGLWPGRIAHEARGEHGHGYDPIFVPDGHDATAAELGPEVKNAESHRSRAFSAIVPALRELVAAAG; encoded by the coding sequence ATGGTCCGCGTCGTCCTCGCCACGCACAACCAGCACAAGGCGCGGGAGTTCCAGCAGATCCTCGGCGACGCCGTGCCCGGGCTGGAGATCGTCGGCTACGACGGACCCGAGCCGGTGGAGGACGGCGTCACGTTCGAGGCGAACGCGCTCATCAAGGCGCGCGCCGCGGCCGCTCACACCGGGCTGCCCGCGCTGGCGGACGACTCCGGCATCTGCGTGGACGCGATGGGCGGCGCGCCGGGGATCTTCTCGGCGCGCTGGGCCGGCCGGCACGGGGACGCGCAGGCCAACCTCCGGCTGCTGCTCGACCAGCTCGCCGACCTCCCGGACGGCTCGCGCGCGGCGCACTTCACCGCGACGCTGGCGCTGGTGTCGCCGGCCGGGCGGGAGACCGTGGTCGAGGGGCTCTGGCCCGGCCGCATCGCGCACGAGGCGCGCGGCGAGCACGGCCACGGCTACGACCCGATCTTCGTGCCGGACGGCCACGACGCCACCGCGGCGGAGCTCGGCCCGGAGGTCAAGAACGCCGAGAGCCACCGGTCGCGGGCCTTCTCGGCCATCGTTCCCGCGCTGCGGGAGCTGGTCGCGGCGGCGGGCTGA
- the prfB gene encoding peptide chain release factor 2 — MIELDLSPQIAELRSTLDDIIAVVNVDKLRADIADLSEKAGAPDLWDDTSNAQKVTSALSHRQAELGRITSVESRLDDLEVLVELANEGDDEESAAEARAELESLQKTLGDLEVQTLLSGEYDERSAIVTIRSGAGGDDATDFAEMLMRMYLRWAEQHKYPVKVMDTSYAEGAGIKSATFEVEAPYAFGTLSVEAGTHRLARISPFGSADKRQTSFAAVEVIPLMEEATAVEVPEGDIRVDVFRSSGPGGQSVNTTDSAVRITHLPTGIVVSMQNEKSQIQNRAAAMRVLQTRLLLLQKEEEAAKKKELAGTITASWGDQMRSYFLYGQQLVKDLRTGYESGNPASVFDGDLDGFIAAGIRWRAGSKDED, encoded by the coding sequence ATGATCGAACTAGACCTCTCCCCGCAGATCGCGGAGCTCCGCTCGACCCTCGACGACATCATCGCCGTCGTCAACGTCGACAAGCTCCGCGCCGACATCGCCGACCTCAGCGAGAAGGCGGGGGCGCCGGACCTCTGGGACGACACGTCGAACGCGCAGAAGGTCACCAGCGCGCTCAGCCACCGCCAAGCCGAGCTCGGGCGCATCACCTCCGTGGAGAGCCGCCTCGACGACCTCGAGGTGCTGGTGGAGCTCGCCAACGAGGGCGATGACGAGGAGTCCGCCGCCGAGGCGCGCGCCGAGCTGGAGTCCCTCCAGAAGACGCTGGGCGACCTCGAGGTGCAGACGCTGCTGAGCGGCGAGTACGACGAGCGCTCGGCGATCGTCACCATCCGCTCCGGCGCAGGCGGCGACGACGCCACCGATTTCGCCGAGATGCTCATGCGCATGTACCTGCGCTGGGCGGAGCAGCACAAGTACCCGGTGAAGGTCATGGACACCTCCTACGCGGAAGGCGCCGGCATCAAGTCGGCGACCTTCGAGGTCGAAGCCCCGTACGCGTTCGGCACGCTCTCGGTGGAGGCCGGCACGCACCGGCTCGCCCGGATCAGCCCGTTCGGCTCGGCGGACAAGCGCCAGACCTCTTTCGCGGCGGTGGAGGTCATCCCGCTGATGGAGGAGGCCACGGCGGTCGAGGTGCCCGAAGGCGACATCCGCGTCGACGTGTTCCGCTCCTCCGGTCCGGGCGGCCAGTCGGTCAACACGACCGACTCCGCGGTCCGCATCACCCACCTCCCGACCGGCATCGTCGTCTCGATGCAGAACGAGAAGTCGCAGATCCAGAACCGCGCGGCCGCGATGCGCGTTCTGCAGACCCGCCTGCTCCTGCTCCAGAAGGAGGAGGAGGCCGCCAAGAAGAAGGAGCTCGCCGGCACCATCACCGCGAGCTGGGGCGACCAGATGCGCTCCTACTTCCTCTACGGCCAGCAGCTCGTCAAGGATCTGCGCACGGGCTACGAGTCCGGAAACCCGGCGTCGGTGTTCGACGGCGACCTGGACGGCTTCATCGCCGCGGGCATCCGCTGGCGCGCAGGATCCAAGGACGAGGACTAG
- the rph gene encoding ribonuclease PH: MTDITRADGRTPDGLRPVTIERGWSRQAEGSALVSFGNTRVLCTASFTNGVPRWMTGKGKGWVTAEYAMLPRSTNERMDRESVKGRIGGRTHEISRLIGRSLRAVVDMKALGENTIVIDCDVLQADGGTRTAAITGAYVALADALEWGREHRFIGQKATPLIDSVSAVSVGIIDGTPMLDLAYVEDVRAETDMNVVVTGRGLFVEVQGTAEGAPFDRSELNSLLDLALGGTTELAAVQRAALESSALGIEG, translated from the coding sequence GTGACCGACATCACCCGCGCCGATGGCCGCACCCCCGACGGGCTCCGGCCCGTCACGATCGAGCGCGGCTGGAGCCGGCAGGCCGAGGGCTCCGCGCTCGTCTCGTTCGGCAACACGCGCGTGCTCTGCACGGCCTCCTTCACGAACGGCGTGCCGCGCTGGATGACCGGCAAGGGCAAGGGCTGGGTCACCGCCGAGTACGCCATGCTGCCGCGCTCCACGAACGAGCGCATGGACCGGGAGTCGGTCAAGGGCCGGATCGGCGGCCGCACCCACGAGATCAGCCGCCTGATCGGCCGCAGCCTCCGCGCGGTGGTGGACATGAAGGCGCTGGGCGAGAACACGATCGTGATCGACTGCGACGTGCTCCAGGCCGACGGCGGCACCCGCACAGCCGCGATCACCGGCGCCTACGTCGCCCTCGCCGACGCCCTGGAGTGGGGCCGCGAGCACCGCTTCATCGGCCAGAAGGCCACTCCGCTGATCGACTCGGTCTCCGCGGTCTCCGTCGGCATCATCGACGGCACGCCGATGCTCGACCTGGCCTATGTGGAGGACGTCCGCGCCGAGACCGACATGAACGTCGTCGTCACCGGCCGCGGCCTGTTCGTGGAGGTGCAGGGCACGGCGGAGGGCGCGCCCTTCGACCGCAGCGAGCTGAACTCCCTTCTGGACCTGGCGCTCGGCGGCACGACCGAGCTCGCCGCAGTGCAGCGCGCGGCGCTGGAGTCGTCAGCGCTCGGCATCGAGGGCTGA
- a CDS encoding cation diffusion facilitator family transporter gives MSHDHGHSANRNRLLIAIGIVAAVFVVQIVGAWLSGSLALLADAGHMLSDLTGLVVALMATIVAARPATDRQTFGYRRAEVFGALINGLILVVVAVFVTVGAIGRLVSGEADVQSGPMLVVAVIGLVANLGALLLLRPAADHSINMRGAYLEVFGDLIGSLTVIVAALVIMFTGFAPADAIASLLIAAFIVPRAVLLLRDVVRVLSEAAPADTDVAEIRDHILGTPGVVAVHDVHVWAITSGAPVFTAHVVVDAGVFRSGATGELLDELSGCLAKHFDVEHSTFQLEPAEHAAHEDEFHR, from the coding sequence ATGAGTCACGACCACGGCCACTCCGCCAACCGCAACCGCCTCCTGATCGCCATCGGGATCGTCGCCGCGGTGTTCGTCGTGCAGATCGTCGGCGCGTGGCTGAGCGGATCGCTCGCGCTGCTCGCCGACGCCGGGCACATGCTGAGCGACCTGACCGGCCTGGTCGTCGCTCTCATGGCCACCATCGTGGCGGCCCGCCCGGCGACCGACCGGCAGACGTTCGGCTACCGCCGGGCCGAGGTCTTCGGCGCGCTCATCAACGGGCTGATCCTGGTCGTGGTGGCGGTGTTCGTGACGGTCGGGGCGATCGGCCGGCTCGTGTCGGGGGAGGCGGACGTCCAGTCCGGCCCGATGCTCGTGGTCGCCGTCATCGGCCTGGTCGCGAATCTCGGTGCCCTGCTGCTGCTGCGTCCCGCCGCCGACCACTCGATCAACATGCGCGGCGCCTACCTGGAGGTGTTCGGCGACCTGATCGGCTCGCTGACCGTCATCGTCGCGGCGCTGGTGATCATGTTCACCGGCTTCGCACCCGCCGACGCCATCGCGTCGCTGCTGATCGCCGCGTTCATCGTCCCGCGTGCGGTGCTGCTGCTGCGCGACGTGGTGCGCGTGCTGAGCGAGGCGGCTCCCGCGGACACGGACGTCGCGGAGATCCGCGACCACATCCTGGGCACCCCCGGCGTCGTCGCGGTGCACGACGTGCACGTCTGGGCGATCACCTCCGGCGCGCCGGTGTTCACCGCGCACGTCGTGGTCGACGCGGGAGTGTTCCGCTCCGGTGCCACCGGCGAGCTGCTGGACGAGCTCTCCGGCTGCCTGGCGAAGCACTTCGACGTGGAGCACTCGACGTTCCAGCTCGAGCCGGCCGAGCACGCCGCGCACGAGGACGAGTTCCACCGCTGA
- a CDS encoding nicotinate phosphoribosyltransferase, whose product MTESSALLTDRYELTMLDAALLRGTHDRESVFEAFTRRLPTGRRYGVIAGTGRLLELIERFRFGDAELEYLRDNEVVRQETLDWLADFRFSGTIRGYREGEVYFPGSPFLIVDAPFAEGVILETLILSVFNYDSAVASAAARMVTAAAGRPLAEMGSRRANERSAVAAARAAYIAGFGATSNLEAGRTWGVPTMGTAAHAFTLLHDSEEDAFRAQVAALGSGTTLLVDTFDVERAIETAVRVAGPELGAVRLDSGDLPKLVRRVRDQLDRLGATRTRITVTNDLDEFTIAALSSSPVDSYGVGTSVVTGSGSPASGMVYKLVAHRGDDGAWVPVAKKSDGKPSIPGRKHPVRRLDAAGHAVAEVVHIVEAGDVPDDTGRDLLVPLVTDGELHREHLGPEGTTRAREHRASAMRELPDEAFRLGRGDPVLPTIFG is encoded by the coding sequence GTGACCGAGTCCTCCGCGCTCCTGACCGACCGCTACGAGCTCACCATGCTCGACGCCGCACTGCTCAGGGGCACCCACGACCGCGAGAGCGTCTTCGAGGCGTTCACCCGCCGTCTGCCCACCGGCCGGCGCTACGGCGTCATCGCCGGCACCGGGCGGCTGCTGGAACTGATCGAGCGCTTCCGCTTCGGCGACGCCGAGCTCGAGTACCTGCGCGACAACGAGGTCGTGCGCCAGGAGACGCTCGACTGGCTCGCCGACTTCCGGTTCTCCGGCACCATCCGCGGGTACCGGGAAGGCGAGGTCTACTTCCCGGGGTCGCCGTTCCTGATCGTGGACGCGCCGTTCGCCGAGGGGGTCATCCTGGAGACGCTCATCCTCAGCGTCTTCAACTACGACTCCGCCGTCGCGTCCGCCGCGGCCAGAATGGTCACCGCCGCCGCGGGCCGGCCGCTCGCCGAGATGGGATCGCGCCGCGCCAACGAGCGCAGCGCCGTCGCGGCTGCCAGGGCCGCGTACATCGCGGGCTTCGGCGCGACCTCCAACCTGGAGGCCGGCCGCACCTGGGGCGTGCCGACGATGGGCACGGCGGCGCACGCGTTCACGCTGCTGCACGACAGCGAGGAGGACGCCTTCCGCGCCCAGGTCGCGGCGCTCGGCTCCGGCACGACGCTGCTGGTCGACACGTTCGACGTGGAGCGCGCCATCGAGACCGCCGTCCGGGTCGCCGGACCGGAGCTGGGCGCCGTCCGGCTCGACTCAGGCGACCTCCCGAAGCTCGTCCGCCGGGTGCGCGACCAGCTCGACCGGCTGGGCGCGACCCGCACGCGGATCACCGTGACGAACGACCTGGACGAGTTCACCATCGCGGCACTGTCGTCGTCGCCCGTCGACTCGTACGGAGTCGGGACGTCGGTCGTCACCGGCTCAGGGTCGCCGGCCTCCGGGATGGTCTACAAGCTCGTCGCGCACCGCGGCGACGACGGCGCGTGGGTGCCGGTGGCCAAGAAGTCGGACGGCAAGCCGAGCATCCCGGGCCGGAAGCACCCGGTGCGCCGGCTCGACGCGGCGGGGCATGCGGTCGCGGAGGTCGTGCACATCGTGGAGGCCGGGGACGTCCCCGACGACACCGGCCGCGACCTGCTCGTCCCGCTGGTCACGGACGGCGAGCTGCACCGGGAGCACCTCGGTCCGGAGGGCACGACCCGGGCGCGCGAGCACCGCGCGAGCGCGATGCGGGAGCTGCCGGACGAGGCGTTCCGGCTGGGCCGGGGCGACCCGGTGCTGCCGACGATCTTCGGCTGA
- a CDS encoding MFS transporter: MTSDERPFSFRSVALAAFLPTLLFSIGEGAIIPIIPIAAGNLGATLAMAGFIASMLMLGELAGDIPSGWVVSRIGERTAMIGAAAVAVAGVVVCLLAPNYWVLMAGIFVVGVATAVFALARHAFMTTYVPVRYRARALSTLGGIFRAGWFIGPLVASVVIAATGSTQSVFWIFIVSCLGSVVVLLVLPDPERMFGPAPTTAGHGGERLTEGEEDADERTRGLFATIWAFRGVLARMGSGVSLVAAVRSARTVLMPLWAVSIGLSEANTALIIGIAGAVDFALFYASGQLMDRFGRMWSVVPSMLGLGIGFLVLSVSHDLPGAVVWYIGVSLFLAFANGIGSGIIMTLGADLAPKESPAAFLGAWRFTGDAGQAVAPLVVSLLTALVSIAFASGVMGVLGLVGAGLLARFIPRYIPRRPASPPAGLTE, encoded by the coding sequence ATGACTTCCGACGAGCGCCCGTTCTCCTTCCGCTCCGTCGCACTCGCCGCCTTCCTGCCGACGCTGCTCTTCTCGATCGGCGAGGGCGCGATCATCCCGATCATCCCGATCGCCGCCGGCAACCTCGGCGCGACCCTGGCGATGGCGGGCTTCATCGCGTCGATGCTCATGCTCGGCGAGCTGGCCGGCGACATCCCGAGCGGGTGGGTGGTCTCCCGGATCGGCGAGCGCACCGCCATGATCGGCGCCGCCGCGGTCGCGGTGGCCGGCGTGGTGGTCTGCTTACTCGCCCCGAACTACTGGGTGCTCATGGCCGGCATCTTCGTGGTCGGGGTCGCGACGGCCGTCTTCGCCCTCGCCAGGCACGCCTTCATGACGACGTACGTCCCCGTCCGCTACCGGGCGCGCGCCCTGTCCACGCTCGGCGGCATCTTCCGCGCAGGCTGGTTCATCGGCCCGCTGGTCGCCTCCGTCGTGATCGCGGCGACCGGATCGACGCAGTCGGTGTTCTGGATCTTCATCGTGAGCTGTCTGGGCTCCGTCGTCGTCCTGCTGGTGCTCCCCGACCCTGAGCGGATGTTCGGCCCGGCCCCGACCACAGCCGGCCACGGCGGCGAGCGGCTGACCGAGGGCGAGGAGGACGCCGACGAGCGCACCCGCGGGCTCTTCGCGACGATCTGGGCGTTCCGCGGTGTGCTCGCCCGGATGGGCTCCGGCGTCTCCCTCGTCGCGGCCGTGCGCTCGGCGCGGACCGTGCTGATGCCGCTCTGGGCCGTCTCGATCGGACTGAGCGAGGCGAACACCGCCCTCATCATCGGCATCGCCGGCGCCGTGGACTTCGCGCTGTTCTACGCCAGCGGCCAGCTCATGGACCGGTTCGGCCGGATGTGGAGCGTCGTGCCCTCCATGCTCGGGCTCGGCATCGGCTTCCTCGTGCTGTCGGTCAGCCACGACCTGCCCGGCGCGGTGGTCTGGTACATCGGCGTCTCGCTGTTCCTCGCGTTCGCGAATGGCATCGGCTCCGGCATCATCATGACGCTCGGGGCCGACCTGGCGCCGAAGGAGAGCCCTGCGGCGTTCCTCGGCGCGTGGCGGTTCACCGGCGACGCGGGCCAGGCCGTCGCGCCGCTCGTGGTCTCGCTGCTGACCGCCCTGGTCTCGATCGCGTTCGCGAGCGGGGTGATGGGCGTGCTGGGTCTGGTCGGCGCCGGGCTGCTGGCACGCTTCATCCCGCGCTACATCCCGCGACGGCCCGCCTCGCCTCCCGCCGGACTGACGGAATAG